From Methanobacterium congolense, one genomic window encodes:
- a CDS encoding NAD-dependent epimerase/dehydratase family protein gives METERVLVTGGAGFIGTNLVNELRSRGHEVMAADLMNNERDGYVRADVRNYRQVERLFDEGSYDYVYHLAAEYGRWNGEAYYENLWQTNVMGTKHMLRMQEKHGFRMIFFSSAEVYGDYNGVMSEDVMEKNPIKDTYQMNDYAISKWAGELMCMNSASMFQTETVRVRPVNCYGPEEHYTPYRGFIPKFIYSALHGKPYTVYKGHKRIIDYVGDTARTFANIVDNFKPGEAYNIGGKQEWEMEIKDYSDLVLKAVGIDDSLVTYEEAEPFTTHVKTIDFSKSIRDLKHDPQVPPAEGIQKTVEWMKWYYRIDD, from the coding sequence ATAGAGACTGAGAGGGTTTTGGTTACTGGTGGTGCTGGTTTTATTGGTACCAATCTTGTGAATGAGCTTAGGAGTCGTGGTCATGAGGTTATGGCTGCTGATCTTATGAATAATGAGCGGGATGGTTATGTTCGTGCCGATGTGAGGAATTACAGGCAGGTTGAACGACTTTTTGATGAGGGTAGTTATGATTATGTTTATCATCTTGCTGCTGAGTATGGTAGGTGGAATGGTGAGGCTTACTATGAGAATCTGTGGCAGACCAATGTCATGGGAACCAAGCATATGCTTCGTATGCAGGAAAAACATGGTTTCCGGATGATTTTTTTCTCATCTGCAGAGGTTTACGGGGACTACAATGGTGTTATGAGTGAGGATGTTATGGAGAAAAATCCAATCAAGGACACTTACCAGATGAACGACTACGCAATAAGTAAATGGGCAGGAGAGCTCATGTGCATGAACTCCGCCTCAATGTTCCAGACAGAAACAGTCCGTGTCAGGCCTGTGAACTGTTATGGGCCAGAAGAACATTACACGCCTTACAGGGGTTTCATACCTAAATTCATATACAGTGCACTTCATGGTAAACCATACACGGTCTACAAAGGCCACAAAAGGATCATAGACTATGTGGGTGATACTGCACGTACCTTTGCCAATATTGTGGACAACTTCAAACCAGGAGAAGCCTACAATATAGGTGGAAAACAGGAATGGGAAATGGAAATCAAAGACTACTCCGACCTTGTATTAAAGGCTGTGGGAATCGACGATTCCCTTGTGACTTATGAGGAGGCTGAGCCCTTCACAACTCATGTGAAAACCATAGACTTCTCCAAATCAATCAGGGACCTTAAACACGACCCACAGGTTCCACCAGCAGAGGGAATACAAAAGACAGTTGAATGGATGAAATGGTACTACAGGATAGATGATTAA
- a CDS encoding tetratricopeptide repeat protein, with amino-acid sequence MGEGQTSEFFEKAKNLQENNEFESALSCYNKALKLFRQWGDKEDEAETLLEMGDVYVNLGDYTRSSEHYGLALKLYKKLKDITGQGYSLTGLALVNEKREEYELSRSYYRKALKKFRKNQDHEREAIVLSLMAKTYEFQGSWEDALMDYRRANSVYEKIQNTSGSEETLRLIETIKKKRSNVRSFKRKVLTVIIYLAALMAAEIVTAYYSVEMGIVMHVGILFALLINSSLVKEQNFSYLLMSMMALPMIRILGHTIPGLVHIEQLYWFPIIAVPLFGASYVIMKVQGLGIKNVGFQWGKLKLQILMALTGVLLGTVEYFILKPQPLIPHFTLQWVLFGALILLISTGFAEELLFRGIIQKNVENVFGCVFGLIYTSLIFTAMHIGWNSFLDLIFVFAVAMFYGYAFQKTRSLLGITFSHGISNSFLFLIVPFLLG; translated from the coding sequence ATGGGAGAAGGGCAAACATCTGAATTCTTTGAGAAAGCAAAGAATTTACAGGAAAACAATGAATTTGAATCTGCTTTGTCATGTTACAATAAAGCTTTGAAGTTGTTCAGACAGTGGGGGGACAAGGAAGATGAAGCAGAAACCCTCCTGGAAATGGGTGATGTTTATGTAAACCTTGGAGATTACACCAGATCTTCAGAACACTATGGTTTGGCACTGAAACTTTACAAGAAGCTTAAAGACATCACAGGTCAGGGATACTCATTAACAGGCCTGGCACTGGTCAATGAAAAACGTGAGGAGTACGAGCTATCAAGGTCTTACTACAGGAAGGCTCTCAAAAAGTTCAGAAAGAACCAGGACCATGAAAGGGAAGCAATAGTTCTTTCCCTGATGGCCAAAACCTATGAATTCCAGGGCTCATGGGAGGATGCCCTGATGGATTACAGGCGGGCAAACAGTGTTTACGAAAAGATCCAGAACACCTCCGGCAGTGAAGAAACACTCAGATTGATTGAAACAATTAAGAAAAAACGTTCAAATGTACGTTCTTTCAAGAGAAAGGTTTTAACTGTAATCATATACCTTGCAGCACTCATGGCTGCTGAAATTGTGACTGCATACTACAGTGTGGAGATGGGCATTGTAATGCACGTAGGAATACTCTTCGCACTTCTAATCAATTCTTCGCTTGTCAAGGAGCAGAATTTCTCCTACCTTCTCATGTCCATGATGGCACTACCAATGATAAGGATCCTTGGACACACCATCCCGGGACTTGTACACATAGAACAACTTTACTGGTTCCCAATAATAGCAGTTCCTCTCTTTGGCGCATCTTACGTTATAATGAAGGTTCAGGGACTCGGAATTAAAAATGTAGGCTTTCAGTGGGGAAAGCTGAAGCTGCAGATACTCATGGCCCTGACTGGAGTTCTCCTTGGAACAGTGGAGTACTTCATACTCAAACCCCAGCCCCTTATACCTCACTTCACATTACAATGGGTACTTTTCGGGGCATTGATCCTCCTGATATCAACAGGATTTGCAGAGGAACTGCTCTTCAGAGGAATAATTCAGAAAAACGTTGAAAACGTGTTTGGATGTGTATTTGGACTGATCTACACTTCTTTAATATTCACAGCCATGCACATAGGCTGGAACTCATTCCTGGATCTGATCTTTGTGTTCGCTGTGGCAATGTTTTATGGTTACGCATTCCAGAAGACACGTAGCCTTCTTGGCATAACCTTTTCCCACGGAATTTCTAACAGTTTTCTGTTTTTGATCGTACCATTCTTGTTGGGTTAA
- a CDS encoding PAS domain S-box protein — protein MNETREDLEDEITRLNKRVRYLENELENSSKNHNLIKKERMYRLLADSCPDVIYRISIPKGRYDYISPSCLRGCGRTQKEFYQKPLLIREMLHPDWKDCFNETWLKQLIENSVSQTEYQIIHSSGDVIWVSQKDVVIRDHDKNPVAIQGIARNITPEKRAEDMEHRFSDIIENTQDAVVSNDLEGRVLSWNRGAEEIYGYSESETMGKNVEMFTPPGCDYELPSILKMIKEGEMVRNYPTLGLKKDGSIINVSLTVSPINDSNGYIKGVSIISRDVTPEKKAEKELKESEERYRLLVEKAQVGILLIDPDGRIIDINPKFLEMCGSRSEDVSRRVNLLRTPEVVKSGFSGDFKRCLETGEDVSSEHRYLSQWGKETYSQFHLNPIKDEDGEVVNVLATFSDITYRKNMEEALKESEEKFREVFNNANDAVYLHEVLDGMPGRYIEVNDVSCSMLGYKREELLEMTPQDVSSEDSDEIGSMMAELLKDGSKTFESEHLTRDGDRIPVEVSSHCFKLRNKDVIVSVARDITQWKEAEKIVHDSLKEKELLLREIHHRVKNNLMIISSLLNLQSIQINDTEVLKMIKDSQSRARSMAVLHEKLYNSSDLKRINFGEYIESITEYLFNTYSTNNHVSLKMDVEYLMLDINTCLPLGLIVNELVSNSLKYAFPKGMNGCVTVRFHRSPENYILEVEDDGVGLPEDMDIEQADSMGMKLVSNFTKQLNGEMELIMKNGTCFRIKFNEEEFSASSDMN, from the coding sequence ATGAATGAAACCAGAGAGGATCTGGAAGATGAAATCACCCGCTTGAATAAGAGGGTCAGGTACCTGGAAAATGAATTGGAAAATTCCAGTAAAAACCACAATTTAATCAAAAAAGAAAGGATGTACAGACTCCTAGCAGACAGCTGTCCAGATGTCATATACAGGATATCCATTCCTAAAGGTCGATATGATTACATCAGCCCATCCTGCCTTAGGGGGTGCGGTCGGACTCAGAAAGAGTTTTATCAGAAACCTCTTCTCATTAGAGAGATGCTCCACCCTGATTGGAAGGATTGTTTCAATGAAACATGGCTCAAACAACTCATTGAAAACTCTGTCTCACAGACTGAGTACCAGATCATCCACAGCTCTGGAGATGTAATTTGGGTGAGTCAGAAGGACGTTGTAATCCGAGATCATGACAAAAATCCCGTTGCGATTCAGGGAATTGCCAGAAACATCACCCCTGAAAAAAGGGCTGAGGATATGGAGCACAGGTTCTCAGACATCATTGAAAACACCCAGGATGCAGTGGTATCAAATGACCTTGAAGGAAGAGTACTCAGCTGGAACAGGGGTGCAGAGGAGATATACGGCTACAGTGAATCTGAGACTATGGGTAAAAATGTAGAGATGTTCACCCCTCCTGGCTGTGACTATGAACTTCCATCCATACTCAAGATGATAAAGGAAGGAGAGATGGTTCGAAACTACCCCACCCTCGGGCTGAAAAAGGATGGTTCCATAATAAACGTTTCCCTCACAGTTTCACCCATAAATGACAGCAATGGGTATATAAAAGGTGTCTCCATCATATCAAGGGATGTTACCCCTGAAAAGAAGGCTGAAAAGGAACTCAAAGAAAGCGAGGAACGTTACAGGCTCTTAGTTGAAAAGGCCCAGGTTGGAATACTCCTCATAGATCCTGATGGAAGGATCATCGACATAAACCCCAAGTTCCTGGAGATGTGCGGTTCAAGGTCAGAGGATGTGAGCAGACGTGTTAACTTGCTCAGAACCCCCGAAGTTGTGAAGTCAGGATTTTCAGGGGACTTCAAAAGGTGTCTTGAAACTGGTGAAGATGTTTCAAGCGAACACAGGTACCTCTCCCAGTGGGGAAAGGAAACCTATTCCCAGTTCCACTTGAACCCCATTAAAGATGAGGATGGTGAGGTCGTGAATGTCCTTGCGACCTTTTCAGACATCACCTACCGTAAAAATATGGAAGAAGCTCTTAAAGAGAGTGAAGAAAAGTTTCGTGAGGTTTTTAACAATGCAAACGATGCAGTTTACCTCCATGAAGTTCTTGATGGAATGCCCGGGCGTTACATAGAAGTCAATGATGTTTCATGCAGCATGCTGGGCTACAAAAGGGAAGAACTCCTTGAAATGACCCCTCAAGATGTTTCATCTGAAGATTCTGATGAAATAGGATCCATGATGGCTGAACTTCTTAAGGATGGCAGTAAAACCTTTGAATCAGAACATTTGACACGTGATGGTGACAGAATACCTGTTGAGGTCAGTTCCCACTGTTTCAAACTCAGAAACAAGGATGTTATTGTTTCAGTGGCCAGGGACATCACCCAGTGGAAGGAAGCTGAAAAGATAGTGCATGATTCCCTTAAAGAGAAGGAGTTACTGCTTCGGGAAATACATCATAGGGTTAAAAACAACTTAATGATCATATCCAGTCTTCTGAACCTGCAGTCCATTCAAATAAACGATACTGAAGTCCTTAAAATGATAAAAGACAGCCAGAGCAGGGCCCGTTCCATGGCAGTCCTCCATGAAAAACTCTACAACAGCAGTGACCTCAAACGCATAAACTTTGGGGAATACATCGAGAGCATCACAGAGTACCTTTTCAACACATACTCCACAAATAACCACGTTTCCCTTAAGATGGATGTGGAATACCTCATGCTTGACATAAACACATGTCTTCCCCTTGGACTCATAGTAAACGAACTGGTGTCAAACAGTCTAAAATATGCTTTTCCAAAGGGTATGAATGGTTGTGTGACTGTGAGGTTCCACAGGAGCCCTGAAAATTATATACTAGAAGTTGAGGATGACGGTGTTGGATTACCTGAAGATATGGACATTGAGCAGGCTGATTCCATGGGGATGAAACTTGTTTCAAACTTCACCAAGCAGTTGAATGGGGAAATGGAATTGATAATGAAAAATGGAACTTGCTTCAGAATAAAGTTTAATGAAGAGGAATTCAGTGCATCGAGTGATATGAATTAA